Proteins from a genomic interval of Zingiber officinale cultivar Zhangliang chromosome 1B, Zo_v1.1, whole genome shotgun sequence:
- the LOC122038754 gene encoding uncharacterized protein LOC122038754 has protein sequence MVTELIQSFSELGLVEQGQTERDILVSMVAQSPIVERVKEAQATDQHLQFLHSRVTSGQQTEFTCDDSGILYFLGRLCVPESHPVLEDLLQKAYRSRFAIHQRGTRMYRDLKRSYWWNGMKKDIATFVTQCLICQQVKAEHQRPASLLQKIEIPEWK, from the coding sequence ATGGTTACTGAACTGATACAGAGTTTCTCTGAGTTGGGTTTGGTGGAGCAAGGACAGACAGAGCGCGACATTCTAGTCTCCATGGTTGCACAGTCACCTATTGTTGAGCGTGTTAAAGAGGCTCAGGCTACAGATCAGCATCTGCAGTTCTTACATAGCAGAGTTACCTCAGGACAGCAGACAGAGTTTACCTGTGATGATAGTGGAATTTTATATTTCCTTGGAAGGTTATGTGTTCCCGAGTCGCACCCTGTTCTGGAGGATTTGTTACAGAAAGCTTATCGATCTAGATTTGCGATTCATCAAAGAGGTACTCGCATGTATAGGGATCTGAAACGATCTTACTGGTGgaatggcatgaagaaagacattgcgaCATTTGTGACACAATGTTTAATTTGTCAGCAGGTAAAGGCGGAACATCAGAGGCCAGCTAGTTTACTTCAGAAGATagaaataccagaatggaaatga